The genomic stretch GCGTGCAACCCCGATCCCTGCCCTCGACGCATTGCTGCAGCGCACCTCCGGCTGGACAGGAGGAGACGGGGCCCACTCGTTCGCCCTGTCTCCCCGCCTGTCGCTTTGGCTCTTCGGCGACACCTTCTATGGCGAGGTGCGCGATCAGCGACGCGTCGCCCCCCGCATGGTGCATAACAGCGCGGCCTGGCTGCGCGACGGGGCGTTCGCGTTCTTTCCCACCCAAGCCGACCTCTTGTGCCCGAAGGACGCTCCCCTCGAATGGTACTGGCCGGGCGAGGGGGCCATCACCGAGCGCGGGCTCGAGCTGTTCTGCATGCGCGTGCGCTCGGTCAAGGGAGGCGCGTTCGGATTCGACTTCGACTGGTATGCCAGCGACCTGCTCGAAATCGAGAATCCGCGCGAAGCACCCACGCGATGGCGCGTCGTCTCACAGACGCCGGGGCCCTCGCAGGGGGGGGTGCAGCTCGGCGCCGCCGTGGCGGTTGAGGGTGCGTGGCTCTATGCCTGGGGCCTTCGCCCGGATGACCCATCGCGCAGCCTCTGCGTGGCGCGCCGGAAGCGCGACGGAGGCGCGTGGACGTGGTTCTGCGCGGGCGCCTGGAGACAGGCCGGCACGCCCCAGCCCTTGTTCACCGAAGCCGCGCCAGAGATGAGCGTGAGCCCGTTTCGCGGGGGATGGCTGGCCGTGTACAGCCCGCGCGGACTGTCACCGGAAATCGCTCTGCGCTGGGCCCCTTACCCCGAAGGGCCGTGGAGCGACGTCGTGACCGCCTATCGCGCCCCCGAGGCCAGTCGCGGGCTGCTGATCTACGGTGCGCGCGCCCATCCGGAGCTGGACGGTCCGGGGCTCGTGCTCACCTACAACTGCAATGCGCCGACGCCAGAGCGGCTGCGCGACGAAGCGTCCGCGTACGCCCCAAGATTCGTTCGGCTTTCGCTCTGATTTCAGCATGGGTTAAGGGGCAGGGTGTATCATCGGGGCATGCGCATCCAGACGCCTCGCCCGCTGACCCGCCCTGAGCCGATGCCCGTCCAGGCTGTCGGTCACGCTCCGCAGCCGGCCGATCGGATCGCGCTGGGCGAGCGGCGCACCGATGCCCTGGCCGCGAACATGCAGCGGCTGCGCGAGACCGCGCGTGCCGCGCGCCCTGCAGCGCCCCCTTCATACGCCCCGCCAGGCCGATATCTGTGGGACTCGTGGGTTCTGCGCGATGACAGCGTCACGCCGCCGCTCTACCGCCTGTTCCATCTCGACGCGCCACAGACCCCCGACCCGGAGGCGCGTCACGACCAGGCGCGCGTGCGACAAGCCGTGTCCACCGATCTGCGCACGTGGACCGACGTAGGCGAAGCCCTCGGCCCTGGCGACAAGGGGCGCTGGGACGATCAGGCAATCTGGACGGGGAACGTCTATCGCGCGGCCGACGGCGGATACCGCTTCTTCTACACCGGCCGCAACCAGCGCGATGGCCAGCTGCAGCGCATCGGCCTGGCGAAATCTTCAGATGGGGTGCACTTCTCACGGTCAGAGCACGCCCTGCTCGAGCCCGACGGTCGCTGGTACGAGACCACCGAGACGTCACCCGTGTACAAGGCCTGGCGCGACCCGACCGTGGTCACCGATTCTGCCACCGGCGAGCACGTGATGCTGTTCACCGCGCGCACCCGCGAGGGTGATTCGCGCTACAAGGGCTGCATCGGCGCGGCGCGGGCCAGTCACCTCGACGGGCCGTACACCGCGACCGCGCCGGTCCTGGCGCCGGGTCGCTACGCGCAGATGGAGGTTCCCCAGGTCATCGAGCGCAACGGCAAGGTGTACCTCTTCTTCTCGTGCTGGGCCTCCGACTACGCGCCCGCGTGGGCCGAAGCCACGGGCGGAGGTCAATCGGGGTTGCACGCCTGGGTGGGCGACAGCCTCACGGGGCCCTTCTCCCCGGTCAACGGTGACGGCGTGGTGACGCGCACCGACGACAACCTCTACACAGTGAAGCTCGTCGACGACCCCTCGCGCCCCGGCGAGTACACCGCCCTGGGCTGGTACGTGAACGATCGTCCTGGGGAGAAGGCGCTCACGCTGTCGCCCCCGATTCCTGTCACGTGGGAGGGCGACCGCATCACGCTCGCCCCGCGTGATCCCGCCCGCTGACCCTGCCCTGCGCCAGGAACGACGCCCTCCGCGCGCGAACCGAACGCCTGTGAAGCAAGAAGCGCTGGAGAGCATCGCCCGGCTGCGAGAAGAGATCGCCAGCCTCGACAAACAGATCCTGGGCCTGGTGGCCAGGCGGCTTGCTGTGGCCGAACAGATCGGGCACCACAAGAAGCAGGCGGGCCTGCCCGTCCGCAACTTCAAGGCCGAGGTCGAGGTGCTCGAACGGGCACGCGTCTCGTGCGCCGAGCTGGGCCTCGACCCCGATGTAGGGCAGGCCTTGCTCAACGTGCTCATCGAGGCCGCGGTGGGGCGCCAGCACGACCTGGCCGAGAAGCCGCACGACGGCCCGCATCAGTCGGTGCTGGTGGTGGGAGGCTGCGGGCGCATGGGAGACTGGCTGTGCCACTTCTTCACCGCCCACGGCCATCGCGTGACGGTGTACGACAGCGGTCCGCAGACCTGTGAGTACCCCCGCGCCGCAAGCCTGAGCGATGCCGCCCGTGCCG from Pseudomonadota bacterium encodes the following:
- a CDS encoding DUF4185 domain-containing protein, producing the protein RATPIPALDALLQRTSGWTGGDGAHSFALSPRLSLWLFGDTFYGEVRDQRRVAPRMVHNSAAWLRDGAFAFFPTQADLLCPKDAPLEWYWPGEGAITERGLELFCMRVRSVKGGAFGFDFDWYASDLLEIENPREAPTRWRVVSQTPGPSQGGVQLGAAVAVEGAWLYAWGLRPDDPSRSLCVARRKRDGGAWTWFCAGAWRQAGTPQPLFTEAAPEMSVSPFRGGWLAVYSPRGLSPEIALRWAPYPEGPWSDVVTAYRAPEASRGLLIYGARAHPELDGPGLVLTYNCNAPTPERLRDEASAYAPRFVRLSL